In one Streptomyces sp. T12 genomic region, the following are encoded:
- a CDS encoding helix-turn-helix domain-containing protein, with protein sequence MDTMQEPTEAQNLPYDVFAKACPSRGTLEHVTGRWGGLTLGALYEGSLRFNELRRRVDGVSEKMLSQTLHALERDGLVHREAQPTNPPRVDYELTALGRGIAERLLTLIHFVEGQMDDVLEARRHYDETRGAL encoded by the coding sequence ATGGACACCATGCAGGAGCCCACGGAGGCGCAGAACCTCCCGTACGACGTGTTCGCCAAGGCCTGTCCCTCGCGCGGCACGCTGGAGCACGTCACGGGCCGCTGGGGCGGACTCACCCTCGGCGCCCTGTACGAGGGCTCGCTGCGCTTCAACGAACTGCGCCGCCGCGTCGACGGCGTCAGCGAGAAGATGCTGTCCCAGACGCTGCACGCCCTGGAGCGCGACGGCCTGGTGCACCGCGAGGCCCAGCCGACCAATCCGCCGCGGGTCGACTACGAGCTGACAGCGCTGGGGCGCGGGATCGCCGAGCGGCTGCTGACCCTCATCCACTTCGTGGAGGGGCAGATGGACGACGTGCTCGAAGCACGCCGGCATTACGACGAGACGCGCGGCGCCCTCTGA
- the mutM gene encoding bifunctional DNA-formamidopyrimidine glycosylase/DNA-(apurinic or apyrimidinic site) lyase, whose protein sequence is MPELPEVEVVRRGLERWVAHRTVADAEVLHPRAVRRHIAGADDFAHRLKGHRIGMPSRRGKYLWLPLEDTEQSILAHLGMSGQLLVQPQGAPDEKHLRIRVRFADALATELRFVDQRTFGGLSLHDNTPDGLPDVIAHIARDPLDPLFDDEAFHQALRRKRTTIKRALLDQSLISGVGNIYADEALWRARLHYDRPTATFTRPRSLELLGHVRDVMNAALAVGGTSFDSLYVNVNGESGYFDRSLDAYGREGLPCKRCGTPMRRRPWMNRSSYFCPKCQRAPRVSS, encoded by the coding sequence GAGGTCCTGCACCCGCGTGCCGTACGGCGGCACATCGCCGGTGCGGACGACTTCGCGCACCGTCTCAAGGGGCACCGCATCGGCATGCCGAGCCGTCGCGGCAAGTACCTGTGGCTGCCGCTGGAGGACACGGAGCAGTCGATCCTGGCCCACCTCGGGATGAGCGGCCAGCTGCTGGTGCAGCCGCAGGGCGCGCCCGACGAGAAGCACCTCAGGATCCGTGTGCGGTTCGCGGACGCCCTCGCCACCGAACTCCGGTTCGTCGACCAACGCACCTTCGGCGGCCTGTCGTTGCACGACAACACCCCTGACGGCCTGCCCGACGTCATCGCGCACATCGCCCGCGACCCCCTCGACCCGCTCTTCGACGACGAGGCCTTCCACCAGGCCCTGCGCCGCAAGCGCACGACGATCAAACGGGCCCTGCTCGACCAGTCGTTGATCAGCGGCGTCGGCAACATCTACGCGGACGAGGCCCTTTGGCGCGCCCGCCTGCACTACGACCGCCCGACCGCGACCTTCACCCGCCCGCGCTCCCTCGAACTCCTGGGTCACGTAAGGGACGTCATGAACGCCGCCCTCGCGGTGGGCGGCACGAGCTTCGACAGCCTGTACGTCAATGTCAACGGCGAGTCGGGCTACTTCGACCGGTCGCTGGATGCGTACGGCCGTGAAGGGCTGCCGTGCAAGCGGTGCGGTACGCCGATGCGCCGACGGCCCTGGATGAACCGGTCCAGCTACTTCTGCCCGAAGTGTCAGAGGGCGCCGCGCGTCTCGTCGTAA